CCGGACGAGTGTGCCCCTGGGCGCTGACCGCGGTGACGAGATGACCTTCTCGTACTTCTCCTCACCTCGGAGCCACTCGATGCCTGTCCCGCTGTATCTGCTCGCCGTGGCGGTCTTCGCCATGGGTACCTCGGAATTCATGCTCGCCGGCCTCTTGCCGGACATCGCCTCGGACCTCGACGTGACCGTCGGGACAGCAGGCATGCTCACCTCGGCATTCGCGATCGGAATGATCGTCGGTGCCCCCCTCATGGCCGGGCTTGCCCGCAACTGGCCCGGACGGTCCAGTCTTCTTGGGTTCGTCCTCGTGTTCCTGGCAGCCCACGTCGTGGGCGCTGTCACCTTCAGCTTCACGGTCCTGGTCATGACCCGGGTGGTGGCTGCACTCGCGTACGCGGGGTTTCTCGCCGTAGCGCTGACGACCGCCACCATGCTGGTCCCGCCCGACAAGAAGGGACGCGCGCTCGCCGTGCTGCTGTCGGGCACCACGGTGGCCACGGTCGCCGGTGTCCCGGGCGGATCGGTGCTCGGGACTCTGCTCGGCTGGCGGGCCGCTTTCTGGGCCATCGCTGCACTCTGCCTGCCCGCAGCCGTCAGCATCGTCAAAGGGATCCCGGCGTGCCGTGTGCAGGAGGTTGCTGCTGACGGGCCGGGCTTGCGATCGGAACTCGCGCAG
This is a stretch of genomic DNA from Streptomyces sp. R44. It encodes these proteins:
- a CDS encoding Cmx/CmrA family chloramphenicol efflux MFS transporter, whose amino-acid sequence is MPVPLYLLAVAVFAMGTSEFMLAGLLPDIASDLDVTVGTAGMLTSAFAIGMIVGAPLMAGLARNWPGRSSLLGFVLVFLAAHVVGAVTFSFTVLVMTRVVAALAYAGFLAVALTTATMLVPPDKKGRALAVLLSGTTVATVAGVPGGSVLGTLLGWRAAFWAIAALCLPAAVSIVKGIPACRVQEVAADGPGLRSELAQLKRPRLLLIMLLGAMVNAATFAGFTFLAPVVTDTAGLGELWISVALVLFGAGSFAGITVAGRLSDQHPGPVIAVGGPLLLIGWPALAVLADKPVALLALVFVQGALSFALGSTLITRVLYEAAEAPTMAGSYATAALNVGAAVGPLIAATTLSTAAGNLGPLWASGLLVLVSLLVAFPLLGVIAAGHSSELLQ